In a single window of the Streptomyces sp. CGMCC 4.7035 genome:
- a CDS encoding pyridoxal-phosphate dependent enzyme, whose protein sequence is MTPLPDCFCPVDGTRVASESLAWCCPVCRGPLDLDFAPTPAPLKSLGGRVNSLWRYAETLPLATPSVSLGEGRTPLVALTDGVSAKLDFLMPTLSFKDRGAVLLAELALRLRPRQVLSDSSGNAGTAIAAYCARAALPCTVYVPEGTSPKKLEQIGAHGARVHVVEGDREATARAAREAADEPEVFYASHVFNPYFLHGTKTYVHELWEDLGGRLPEVLVLPVGNGTLLLGAALAVAELFAAGLIDRRPALYAVQTAAVAPLAHAWQEGADDLVGVTPTAPTVAEGIAIPRPPRARQILRAVRDSGGRFLTVTEDQIRHAQLDLASQGLYVESTGVVCWAAVREGVLGARGAVVPLCGAGLKTGLADG, encoded by the coding sequence ATGACACCTTTGCCGGACTGTTTCTGCCCGGTGGACGGCACGCGCGTGGCCTCGGAGTCGCTCGCCTGGTGCTGCCCCGTCTGCCGCGGCCCGCTGGACCTGGACTTCGCGCCCACCCCAGCACCGCTCAAGTCCCTTGGCGGACGGGTTAATTCACTGTGGCGGTACGCCGAGACACTGCCGCTCGCCACGCCCTCGGTCAGCCTCGGTGAGGGCCGTACACCGCTCGTGGCGCTGACGGACGGCGTCTCGGCCAAGCTCGACTTCCTGATGCCGACACTGTCCTTCAAGGACCGGGGCGCGGTGCTGCTGGCCGAGCTCGCGCTGCGGCTGCGGCCACGGCAGGTGCTCTCCGACAGCAGCGGCAACGCGGGCACGGCGATCGCCGCCTACTGCGCCCGGGCCGCGCTGCCCTGCACGGTGTACGTCCCCGAGGGCACCTCACCCAAGAAGCTGGAGCAGATCGGGGCGCACGGGGCGCGGGTGCACGTGGTCGAGGGCGACCGCGAGGCGACGGCGCGGGCGGCGCGCGAGGCGGCGGACGAACCGGAGGTGTTCTACGCGTCGCACGTCTTCAACCCGTACTTCCTGCACGGGACGAAGACCTACGTCCACGAACTGTGGGAGGACCTCGGCGGGCGGCTCCCCGAGGTGCTCGTCCTGCCGGTCGGCAACGGCACGCTGCTGCTGGGCGCGGCCCTCGCCGTCGCCGAACTCTTCGCGGCGGGTCTGATCGACCGCCGCCCGGCGCTGTACGCGGTCCAGACGGCGGCGGTCGCGCCGCTGGCGCACGCGTGGCAGGAGGGCGCGGACGACCTGGTGGGCGTCACCCCCACGGCTCCGACGGTGGCCGAGGGCATCGCGATCCCCCGCCCGCCACGGGCCCGCCAGATCCTGCGGGCGGTACGCGATTCGGGCGGCAGGTTCCTGACGGTGACCGAGGATCAGATCCGCCACGCCCAGCTGGACCTGGCGTCCCAGGGCCTGTACGTCGAGTCGACGGGGGTGGTGTGCTGGGCGGCGGTACGGGAGGGGGTACTGGGCGCGCGCGGTGCCGTGGTGCCCTTGTGCGGGGCGGGTCTGAAGACGGGGCTGGCCGACGGCTGA